TGCAAATGCTGTGTTTGGATCAAACCCGGATATCAGTGCAGATATTCTTGCAAAGGCCTTTCAAGTTAACGCTAACGTGATTAGTCAAATTCAATCCAAGTTTTAAGCATTTATGTGATGATACATAACTATCGATTTTGTTTGAATTACTTATTGTAATGTTAGTAAAATGGTTTGTCATGTCCTGTAATACTCCGTATTTACAAGTGAATTAaacataattatgattatgattttgattataAATCTTGATGCTTCCATTCTTTAAACAATCAAACTCAATGATCCAAGCTCAAACACTTAATTTTGCAACATCAAAAATGCATTTATAGTTATGGGCTCTAAGTTTCTTATACAAGAGATTACTGTTGATTCCATCAACACTTATGATTACTTCCATTCGTTAATTTTGAATTTAATTTTATCATTAAACGAAAAATCCGTAAGTAAGATATATATAGTTCATGGAGGTATTAGACAATATTATGTACTTTTCTTTTCATGTAAAGACGTATGTGGGATTGGCCTGATAATTCATATAATAGCCCAGACACTTGAACTACATGCCTAATAAAATCCGGGGAAATTGGTAAAATTGCCCCCATATCCGAAAGTGTTTAATAATATGCTCCTGAAATTTTGAAATTGCAAGAATGCCTCCTGACCACGCACCACGCACCACGTATGATGCGTGAGACTTGGTGCGTGATGTGTGTTCACCGAGTACTTAAGCAAGGTAAGCAAGCGGTAACGTACCACACACTAATCAACCAGCAACACGCATGGTACGTGTTTCACATTTATCAAAGAGCCCAATTTAGTTTTAAAACTCACACGCACAAAAACCTAGAGACACGCATGAAACCGCGATTTTCGTGAATTCGCTCGATTCATCTGTTTTTTTGCTTGTCACTCACTCGATTCTAGTTAAACTTCAACCTACAACCGTGATTATACCCGTTTACCCCTTTAACGCGCACGAGCGCACCAAATAACCCACATTCTGGGTTTTTTTAGCGAAATTATGTGAAAATCCGTGGTATTATAGTTGTTGATCAAGATATAGGAGAATTTTCCATCTTCTAAAATGGCTAACAATCAGGTAAAATCACCTACTAAGTTTTTAAATCATTATTTGTTATAGATATTCCGTCGAACACTTTGCTAGTTTTGTTGTAAACACGTAAAACTCATCATCCGCAAGAGCTTATGTGGATGGAGTGTTCATTTGATTCGTATGGATGAGAGTCTCATTCGTGCGAATCAAGCCttgttggtgcttgatgttcatccgtACAAATGAAtgacttatctgtatggatcaagGACCATCTGTACGGATGGACTTGCAGGCCTATAAATACGACTTTTATGTGTCTTTTAGGGTTAAGAGTTTAACCTAAATTGCAGTGAACAAATAATCTTGACAGAATCATGACTAAAACATTTATCCAGACCAAGTCTAATTGttcaatatttgttttaattagtgGTTGATTTGTTACAATGTATATCAGCAAGCAATCCACTGTTTTTGTTTGTTTAATCGTTCCACTTGATGAGTTGGCTGCGTTGATGCAGAAAAATTCACTCTGCTGTTCAAAAgcaccattaatattaatattaatattaatatatatgaaaAAGTTATTGTATTATTCTACAAGTATGAGTCATTTGAACTACTTATACTTTATAGTTTGTATGAAGATTTTATCTGTGTCAGGTTGGGTCATATCTCAGTAACTAGATTAGAGTTAACATCGCTTTATTTCTTCTTTTTGTTGTGATTTTGGCTCTGAAttttgtataatacgcgtatacaaCGAGATCTTTGGACCAATTCAATAGATAATGattcaaatatatttataatattcaaCAAGAAGATTTGGATAAATAGATCATACCTGGCTGCATGAGCATTCTatctttaaataatatatatattagatattagaTTTGACCAAAAGTTGAATTCATCTTATATGAACAGGTATAAGAAGACTAAATCTTTGTTTTACTTCTTCATCAATATTTTTTTATTGGTAAGGTGTTTCAATGTTTTAACTATAAAAGCATTACCAAGTTACACActttttctcatcaactcttcaatCTACTCAAGTTCATTGCATAACAAGTTCTTCACTTCAATTTCACTAATGGCGTCTCATTTACTTTTATTTGGTGTTTTGTTGACAGCTTGTTCATTCGCTTTAGCTTCGGACCCTAGTCCTCTTCAAGACTTTTGTGTGGCTGACCCAAATAGCAAAGGTAAAAACTTTTTAATTTCTTAttagaaatgaaaaaaaaatatactatACTATTCACATGCTAACGAGTTTTATATTTCGTTATCACAGTTTTGGTGAATGGTGTGGTTTGTAAAGATCCGAAGGCTGTTACAGCCGATGATTTCCTTTTTAAAGGGCTAAACGTTATGGGAAACACATCGAATGCAGTTGGGTCTATTGTGACTCCTGTGACTGTAGTACAATTAAAAGGACTCAACACTTTAGGAATCTCGATGGCTCGTATTGACTTTGCTCCATGGGGTCTTAACCCTCCACACACGCACCCTCGAGCTACTGAAATCTTGACTGTCATTGAAGGCAGTATTTTGGTCGGTTTTGTGACATCTAACCCTGAAAACCGTCTTATCTCAAAATTACTTCAAAAGGGAGATGTTTTCGTGTTCCCACAAGGTCTAATTCATTTCCAGCAAAACGTCGGAAATGGATATGCGGTTGCTATTGCAGCTTTGAGTAGTCAGAATCCGGGTGTGATTACGATTGCAAATGCTGTGTTTGGATCAAACCCGGATATTAGTGCAGACATTCTTGCAAAGGCCTTTCAAGTTGATGCCAAAGTGATTACTCAAATTCAGTCTAAATTTTAAGCATTTATGTGATATGTGATCATTGATTATTGTTGATTTCTTTTGAGTTACACTATTCAGTGTTGTAATACTGGTTTGTCTTGCCATGTAATATTTACAAGTGGATTAaaaattatttatgatttaaattaTGAATCTTGATCACTTCCATTCATTAATCAATCAAGCTGGAAGATCCAAGCTCAAACAATAATAAATTTGATCATTAGCAAAGTAAGTGATGCTCACTTATTAATTATTGATCGTTTATGTCCTTTCTTCTCACTATTAACTCAATTTGGATAACTATTCTGTATTTCATTTTTTGGAGTATTCTGCTAGAGGTATATGTAGGATTCtcattaaataatatttataggtACATGATACAAGTTTTTATCATAAATCAAATGCAATAgataataataaggaaatatgcTTAAATACAGGAGACTATATGTGAAGacctgatgtgcaaaacgtggtatatgaattgttgtatgaaatagtatgaaaaaataccgattaaagattgctacacactaacgggcagtgtacccgatcgtgtagtagtatagtaaatggtaaaatccgtgtatcgttccaaagacaatatctaagtcaaattaggattataaactaaattgtgattaactaataaaattacaattacaagatattttggtttgcccttttacgatgggcgaatcaagtgatgaataagattaaaagacaatatttttggtattttaagtttatgaaagtaaaaagatagttttgatatcaaattaaggaaatatgctcatctagactttttacccttaatgttgaatgttatttaggattaaggtcggattgattggttatgcacgagaactaattaattggttcaccaagagtagtcttgcgcaaacactcaaacgggattacacgacgcaagtgatgttcttgtcatctaagacctcctatttgtaatcaactaattcaactagtttgaagacttgaagaatgatcaagtcaatggtgtgttgtacatgatccacttctatatcaactaaaggtttaacttagttcattcccttggtccggttaaatgctcaattcacccaacccaaataattaactaagtgttataataagatccctataaacgtcactagataaggcaaatcgctaacacatgttaattaatggaactaggtagttgaaagtgtgtataacagattctaaggaattaGTCATTCTCCTAgataattacacatactaattaagctattccaaagtatctacaagagttgttcttacattcttatgtaaattaaccatttgaactcaacttatcccttttggtaaaagactgataaacacatgtcactaggtgtaactcaatacattaacttaacaagatgatgtttcttaatcaaatgaacatatcaactagttgaatctacaggattaaacttaacaagaatggttcttgtattcaaacatcaaactatcgtacataataacaatcaatcaaaagtaaacattcaacatctcgattatttatctagatgaacataaaatggactagccaacaagcatacttgaaaacttaaacacaacagtaacaaagatagaattcattgtaaatacaagattaaccttttaggagtaatcttggatgaagctcttgaatgatccttgattcttcaatgatttgagtgcttagatgcactttgataaacccaagaactgctttgaatcgtatgttttcgtctcAGAACAGAAAGTAAAACTGGTGTCCAAGAAATGaagctggaaatggaattaaataagctgaacagttggtgaaaagcactgtgcgcggcgcgcacagtaagggtgcgctgagcgcactcttcacctaacccactttttctttacagctcgacatcgcacgttaaaatctgcttttctggtaaaagtgcgcgtagaggtgcgctgagcgcactactgtgcacggcgcgcacaaagcttggcgcactttggttttggccaaaaaaaattctgatcaaaattatgccttgtgcgctgagcgcaccctttgtggtgcgctgagcgcacccttctgTCTTTGGCTTTCTGGTCTTcgtttcgatctctgagctgtatcacacataatcttccatatttcttcaagtttacaatgattctagactatattacaataatatgaaatacaaacggaattactatgtttacatacgaaataaacgacaataggacgtgatattacgactaaagatatgactaatttgagtaatatcaaaatcccccatacttaactcttgcttgtcctcaagcaagtcttgttttaaTCATTCGTATACAAAACACAAACATCAATGAATCACACGCATTATTTAAAGTACATATTACACGAATCACATGAATCACGCAAAACACatacaaactcacgctatatgaaacccataaaacataaatggaatacacactcacacttttatgaACACATATttacacaattggaatacacactcgttgaggtaaacacacaatttatgaaacacacgcacacatttggattatttgggagagacgaactttagtgaaagttctttaaaagtttggatccttagggaaaattggatctttgagaaaacgttttaagattttgaaaatgtcaatgctagttttaaactagacacgttttctggttttaacctcaaattccggttgagggtaactgaaaatcgAAGTCTCAGTCAGCGACTAGCAAGCTATCcatccccatgattgtagtatcatggaactcttaactgggggccccctgacgcgatataaatatcggtcttgcatgtcaatttgtacaatttagatcaagggttaaaactgcgaagactgagctatcgcgcgggacagatcctgctccagcttatatacCGTAATTGGTTTTACACTGGACAGCTCCTTGGATTTACCCtatcaagtttattttcgggtttgaaagttcaagactttcccttcccactgtacTTTTTATCGTGAAATGATACtggtatgaaatgatatagtttaggaagtttgctatatcaagtaaggcgacattcgaaagactttacttccttcaaggattgACTAGATGCATaccttttatttcttttatttccaagccaaaagtactttaatcgttttaactttgcaaaactttgtgataataattcgaaaagattagtaacatcccccacacttggctttttcgctaatacttttagttcaaaaatttaaaaattttcataaaatgcgACAATAAGCCAAGTTGTATTTCATAACCGAGAGAATTACcccctcccccacacttaagattaagtaaggccctcattacttaaaatcggaaataatttaaaaattcacgagggcattagtgtgaaaagagttcgaaaaaccttggcataaagccggagattgtgaaatgtaggtgagcgacggcgctgaacttaatgccagcataagaacatcgttcattccttgatctctatcacaaattccaaattgattgtacttcgctgaacttaatgccagcatcactaaaccttaacaataagaaataaacaaacacacaaaatgaaattgtaagaccctaatatttattatgcggacgtgtaattatgctacatagagtGCGGGAAGTATTGCATAATTAAAccaagctcagattctgcccagacatgggtgcgcgccgcgcactagcccagcGAAAGAATATGTCtttttctaattttgagtttaatgaggggctttttggtcttttcacttaaggccggatctgtgggctttatcagttggtttggatctaactttggatcattttcacatccattcatcactctcatctttaaaccctagagagagaagagttttagagagaggaagcttcatttggagaagaaagagttggattctcaccaaagctcgggtttttaaagttgttcaccttgttcctagctacgttttggttgttgtggtaagttctaactccgaatttcattgtttgatttgatattcaaagttagggtttgaacttaaattgttaagaaacccatttaaactcatggagtgggtttagtgatgctagtaatcgggtttattgttattgttggtggattatgggttggtgaacaaattggttatgattggaacttgtaattgggtttaatcactaggtttagtgattatggatgtgTTAGAAACCatttgtgtatttgaaagactaattttggaattgggtcaaaattagggttcatgGGTGATTATGAGAATTATAAGTGTtttacacttatgattgggttaacttggcatattaggaccattgtcactagtgttagtgattattggttagtttgggcgcgttttgtgcttggaagtgcttttgggtcgaaattgcactaagtgtcgaattgggttggtttgtaagtcaaccctaattgtgttgcttgtttcgtgataatggaataggtactttccattgacgtgttgcgaattacttggaagcattcatcaaggcgacaaggtgagtgttaatatcctatgtgcatatgtacgtgtaggatgggtgcgggttgggtgaagcagttctcggttatagagatcacttcacatataggttcatgatggctcggtttacacgatcatcttattgttaagttgtgaatttcggttagagcggattcatggtgactcagtttatacggtcatcttattgttaaggttaagtgtttagccttgggttgtaggttcggggatattatattgtcttatgttttgatattgatgtgttgtagctagcccttcgggtgtagcttggtagtgttgttcataacgttgtgagtgaacttacattgatgttgtagctagtggtatcacaattgtacggtaagcttagttttgcttgctatatgctcggatgatccggtatgtgttatttgatattgtgtggcgtgtccattttatgcatatatatgtatgtagtatattctcactcactaagcgttaccttaccctctcgttgtttactttttttttatagatttgcatggatgcggtggctcgggtaagcgtgagaactagtggctcgcgtagttgctttagaagatcttgcttttggattggataggattgggtagcgtatccccaatcaccatgctcggttttattttgtattagaagtcatgtggttgaaaacttgtattttgtacgaaagtcgtagaacggccaatgtgggcccggtatcgtaaaactcattttattattggaacgtgatagttttaactattataatatgttgtgaaaagcctttggtctaaatgtgttgggaagtcgaagatcttttcgcgtaaaatggaaaaagtggacagaAGCTGCCAGGCACCAGTACGCGCCGCGCACTTGGTGTGGTGCGCTCGGCGCACCCTTCTgcccagttttaatttttttttattccgcgattttggttggttaacgggttgggatgttacaagtggtatcagagcatggtctaagggatttaggtgacttgagatatgtgcctagacttagacttttgtgtgtgcttatttgttgcgggacttgtaggattacgggtcggaatgggttatagttagtgccttgtttgtaagtggactaacgtttatattagtaatgcggatattattaatatattattgtgttgtgataataattctcgcgtgtgttgttgtcgcgtggaatttgtttgtgtttgtttatgaaatcaagcgaggcggtcgttgtactaacaagttgatacggcgtgtaggcgtaataaggacttgcaaaccttattatgggtgcaaatcatgtctaacaagtgatgtaccacgagtgtttagcaagatgggacggtgttgtgcgtgtagtttatacgttcgtgatctaatcgtttggattccttagaatgaaaacggaagatggatgcggaacgagtgagcctattcacaaagagaaggatgagttaacgttaaagattgaggccgtgtttgaacaatatgtctcggttttcaccggcaaagttagggaagtaaccaaggagttggtcgaaggacaaatgacggaaatggtccgagaccaagtgacaaatgttgtaaaggaagagtttgaaaagaggtttcccaaacctcgaggtagtgatgatgaagatgtacttgcaaggttaggattacatggtgctcatggtaagagggcacgaagtacgcctgaaggtgtcgggaatgtgaagaagaagagtaagaagggttacaagctcacgtgctttaagtgtggggaacggggtcatttggcacaagattgtacggtggtgcctttaggctcaatcaggtgtttcatttgccggatggagggacaccggaagtcagagtgttccgaatcgcatgacgatcgggttaggaggttagagcgcgaatacatgatgggtagtggagcacggaagcccaacagcactacatcaggtacctttagtatgaaattatatgttgttcatttgtaataacatgcggtatgtgggtaagtcttagctaaactttattcttcattggagataattcgtagcaagcgcgcggtttacgtttatggctccggtttgctctcagtagagcgtataagtggtgtgttgtgccttgatcctatggtacgaatccttgggtgcttaagcattttggttggtatcgggtcgttaagctcgtttaagcgagacccttaaagtctcaatggtgttgtgcatgttattgatatgggtgacgttcctaatggaagtaccctatggtgacgtttgattgtcgggcgaagggcgtaagacttggtgcaaccaagcattccttagtatttgggaaatgtttctaccaaaccatggaaatgggttttggtgttcggtcgttaagtgcgtgttcgctttcgtgttgaagttgatgaaccatgaggttcgtcgggtggattgaaactcttgaaatcgagtgttgatctcgatgcatgttggtaaaagagtctacgtgacgcgacattaggtgcctttttatacctactagcatggtgttcaactccgattgtgttgcggttacattgtacttagggtaccgaagtgaaacccttaggttcatgagcgatcgggtgaaattcgacaaactaaaacaattggatgattgcgagtgtatagttcgtgtaatttgtggtacactttttgttcgaagtgtttaaggacaggttaggatccttggtatgctcaaagttgaagcaagacgtggtgatgggccgtgtgaacccaattattggtaaagtctacctttggtagcattgtgcgggtgtacgagatgcggttatggaatgtagttccaagtgggggagttacactaccgcacgaggaggttttagtgtgagatttcggacaatgcttttggtagatccgaaatttgtgttgggaccaagatttggtcgatttgtggtagggtacaatttcggttaaattgtacttatgattttggatttgaaatatcaccaaggtagtaatgtggtaaatctcgttgacagataatggacgggtatggtgagcaaggtgaaatcccttggttaagggatgtgcgtatcgaatcctcttttagagaattattgttttgtgcctatgtttgatataggcggttcttgctcgattgtgtgaatggttagtggtatccgttaggattcactatggcgtagcagagcgcgatgttacgcgaGGCCAAAATGGGTCGTTGATTGgcggagcatgaccttcggggtcctctgacttcatcatgagatcattgattggtgaagcatgaccttcggggtccgctgacttcatcatgggatcgtggattggtggagcatgaccttcggggtcctctgacttcatcatgagatcattgattggtgaagcatgaccttcggggtccgctgacttcatcatgggatcgttgattggtggagcatgaccttcggggtcctctgacttcatcatgagatcattgattggtgaagcatgacc
This genomic window from Rutidosis leptorrhynchoides isolate AG116_Rl617_1_P2 chromosome 2, CSIRO_AGI_Rlap_v1, whole genome shotgun sequence contains:
- the LOC139891072 gene encoding putative germin-like protein 2-1, producing the protein MASHLLLFGVLLTACSFALASDPSPLQDFCVADPNSKVLVNGVVCKDPKAVTADDFLFKGLNVMGNTSNAVGSIVTPVTVVQLKGLNTLGISMARIDFAPWGLNPPHTHPRATEILTVIEGSILVGFVTSNPENRLISKLLQKGDVFVFPQGLIHFQQNVGNGYAVAIAALSSQNPGVITIANAVFGSNPDISADILAKAFQVDAKVITQIQSKF